The Roseomonas haemaphysalidis genome segment TCATCGCGTTCTCGCGACGCAGATCGCCCTCGACCCGGTAGTCACGGTCGATCGTCTCGCGCAGCTTGACGATCTCTTCGTCCGTCAGCTGGTTGACGCGCCGGTCCTCGGGGATGCCGAGCTGCTCGCAGATCACCTTCGCATTCGCCGGACCAATGCCGTAAATGTAGCGGAGGGAAATGAGAACGCGTTTGTTGGTGGGGATGTTCACGCCTGCAATGCGCGCCACGTTGCTGCTCCCGGAGCCTCAGGGGCTCTCGTTCAACTGCCCGGCGCCAGATTGCGCCGGACCCAGGTGATCGTTCGCGCCCCGCCAAAGACAGAACGCAAACAGCCTCGCGGCCGGGTTGACCCCGTCCGTAAGAGGCGGCGGTGTACCCGCTCAGTCCGCGAAGAGTCAAGGGTCGAGAAAGAAATGTGACGGCGAGCCGCAACCGCTGGCCCGCCCGGATTCGACAAGGCCCGGGAAAGGTCATCTCCCGGGCCTTGTCGCGGATGGCGGGAGCATGCCCCCGCCTGT includes the following:
- the rpsM gene encoding 30S ribosomal protein S13 translates to MARIAGVNIPTNKRVLISLRYIYGIGPANAKVICEQLGIPEDRRVNQLTDEEIVKLRETIDRDYRVEGDLRRENAMNIKRLMDMACYRGLRHRKGLPVRGQRTHTNARTRKGKAVAIAGKKKVTK